GACTTTTTGACCACATTAATTGTTGATTTATGACGTCATTAATCAGAGTACTGatgtatatttcgaaaaacatgCTTAATAAATCTCATTGgtatttttttgaggttatatttcaTTATCCgacttttgatgtttttttaagCGTAAAAACGTTTCGGTTACTATTATTCTTCATCGGGTTTGTTgtataacgaaaaaaattgaataaattggtATTTATACGCccatttttgtaaataataatttttgtgtgtATCCGTAGACAAATACTGtgtagttattattatttatatatacattagtaatataatattcgaaacaattcagttttatttttttctgtaccCAAAAACCCTTTAAGGGGTtgtttgtattaaatatattaggaatacagtgaaataaaaaaaaaattaaacgaaggtctttattaatttttctttttctttttattaaaacctTCGAACTGCATACTCAACAACGGATTAGATTTCTTCATCTGGAACTTTGAGTTGGAGCTTTCGGACATTTTCCTCCATTCCCGCTTTTTCCCTTTCTTTGTGATATTCGCTAAACTTTTCAAAGTCGGCGGGACTATGTACTCCGGAACATCGGCCAAATGTTGCTGAATTTTAACGGTATGTAAACTCTTATCATGCCTCAACACCTGCAGATCGTTTGGATTATCTTCGAAATAACTTTTCAATTTCTGACAATTGAATATTTCCTGTTTGATTTCTTTCAATCTAGCTTCCCTTACTGCGATTCTAGTAACGGCCCTCCAAGCATCTTTGGCTCTATACCTAAAAGACTCCACTTCCTCCAATTTGAATTGGTACGATTTGAAAAATGAAGCCTCGCTTTCGTCGTACTTCAATTTCTTTTCCACTTTTTCCCTCAAAGGGATTTCTTTCATGCTCACAAAAGACAACACGCTACCTTGACTGTTCCCTCTAGCAGTTCTACCAGCCCTGTGAATATACGACTGAACGTCCAAGGgaaaatcgaaatttataaTGTTCGCTACGTGCTGAAAATCTATTCCACGGGAAACCCCGCTCTCCTTATCTTTTCTCctcttcgtttttttatttttatcttggtTACTTAATGATGAAGGTTTCTCTAAAGCGTATTCATCTGAAGCTATAATTATGTCGTACATCCCTTGATTGTATTGGTTTACGGAATGacaacttgaagaaaaaaaattattaaacaccCTGTGGTTGATCTATTTGTAGGTTTTAGGTTagtttttgattattaaaaagcaaattaaaaatagatactAAAATCAACTCCAGTgaatattgaatgaataaataattatcaggACGGAAaatcagaaataataaaagagaagttgaaaaataaaaaaaaagtaaccaAAAGAATCTTTTAAAACGAATTTGTCAACGTCAACAATGTCAATGTCAACAATTCGAGATTAAAAACCGTGTTGATATGGTCTACAGAGGTTGCTATCTGAAAGATTTTGCTTGACACATGCGCACTAGTTCGAATTGTCATATTTCGCAATttgatatcatattttcatattcatatatatagGTTAGAAATACCAGCTATGTGTCAAATGCGATAATGTTCAGTGATTTCATTAAAAGTAAAATCCCCATAATCCCAATAACTCCCTATTATCTGTAATGCTAACAAATAGGTGAAAAAACAACCTATTAACATCTTTGTAACCTATTACTTGATTTTTGACAATCTCAACCTATTTTCTTCTTATATAGccaatttgaatattctcaaATACAGCAAGTTGCTGCATAATTATATAAGCAAAGGGCAATTataaggaaaagaaaataacctaacctcacATTATTATATCAAGTATTTTAGTACTTACCGAATTGTAGCTGGTAATTCAGAATTCAAAACGCACGTCCTTATCCCAAATTGTTCCAAGAAAAGTTtgattttataacatttatcaactgtgttaacaaaaattatagtttttcctcTAATTAAGTGCAATTTCAATAAAGTGTAAAGTATAGTAGCTTTGTCCATTTCTTCGGCGTTCAAATGATAATGTGTTAATTGAGTTGATGGGGCCAGTTCGGGTTCTTCGAGCTTAACTGACACTGGATTGCGAAGAATGGACATTTTTAGGTTTTTAACGTCTTCACTTAAAGTTGCAGATGCTAAAATAGCTTGAtagatttttggaaaatgatcAATTAGttctttcatttcttcttcATAACCAAAGGAAAACACTAAATCTGCTTCGTCGATAACAACGAAAtctaatgattttttgaaatttaagtTTTCTGCCTTGATGTGTTGTAAAGTTCGACCAGGGGTTCCTACAACTATATCAGGTTTTTCGACCAACAAAGGTTTTTGCACACTTAAATCCACTGGTAAAGATATATCTACATATCTTATTTCTCTGGAACATTTTATAGTTAAATCCTTAATCACTCCACATATTTGATGACATAGTTCTCTACTTGGTGCTAATATCAGGGCTTTAGTTTCTTGTTGTAAAGCCGATTGTTtgagaattaaaattttttggatCACAGGTAAAAGAAAAGCTGCTGTTTTACCCGATCCCGTTCTAGCTCGTACCAATACATCTTTTCCTTCTAACACTAACGGAATAACTTTTTCTTGAATCACTGTGGGTTGTTGCCATCCTAACTTTGCTATAGCTTTCAATATACGATCATCCAATTCCATTTCATGAAACTGTAATGGTTTTATGTCCGTTTCTTCAGCCATTTTCAcgcaaaataattaaaaaacattcaCGTGCTATTACAAAACATAACCTCTTTATATTGTattcattcttcttttttatttatgacataTGGGTTAAGGTGAGTTTGATTGTAATCGATCgcaaatgttttagaaaattattttttttatttattattagaattattctattgttttgattcattAGATATAATGAACGtaataatttcacaatatatgaggatatatttcattataacttACTAATTGAATCATTTGTGTTCTATTGGTTAAGTCGGCGAGTCAAATTAACCTCACAAATAAACGCATgcgtaaaaaaaataaaatttaaaacttgtttGGGTGTGAAAATGGTGTAGAATGTTGTTGTTGcaagaatataaatattatttatgttaatattcaatattttgatcatCAACAccaactaacttataataagaATTACATTAATTTAGTTTATATGTATAAGTGTTTTTaggttgaattttttttgtttattttttcaactattagtgtgtgtgtgtgttcttaaatcgaaaaatggataaaGATATACCGAATATAGCTTTAGACACTAGTTGTTGTGGTAAGTAAACTCGAGAAATAAAAAGTCATAATAAATTGTCACTTAATTCAAGTTATTATTCATCAAACTATATTTCTTAGCAATGATTATTTTAGGTCCAACAATGGAAATTGTCATGAAAAACATCTACTCTTCGTGTGACCCCCAAAACGTGAATATGGTCCCTACTTCGGAGATAATTGAGTTTATAAGGCCCTATTTGCTGGAAGATCTGTAAGtacattttcatatataattcatatattttcaagagATTTAAAGTGTTTATTACATTattgtcataatttttaaaataagtttatttgattagttttgtttgCTCAATTCTGATAACTAATATTATAATCTCCAAACAATGTAGCAACTATTTCATAAAAGAATAATAGTCCTTGTAAAATTAtcctatttcattttttttatataatttaagcTGACATTGTACTATTGGTTATAGACCATTAAATTTCATGGTTAACAAAcacatttatattaattttttaacgatatttCTCCTGTGGGATCTTAATAATTACcaaacattataaatataaaaactatctCATTATCAGCTTCTCTCTAATAAactattttactttatttatcacttttagctacaatacttttaatttgataaattccaATATACTTCTGTaatgtttattcaatatttaccAGTAAGTGTCGTGAAATTTGTAATGCAAATGTGTTATTTTTTCCTTGATGGTTATTTTATGCAAATTAGTGTTGAGTCAAAGATACAAATATGTCTCgttaatatttaaattcaatttaaattaaacatCAAGAAAAACTTTCAAAGATTGCCAATTTTTATAATGTGGAAAGTTGAAAACCaagtggaaattattttattttggtaatatttggcacagtatttttggaatttaccgattttatatatttcttattgaaGTATTGCTGGAGCATCCtcaaataaagtgaatttgaaTTTCATTCGCCTATATACTTTCACAGGATCAAAtttctgtataaaataaagCTCCACACCAACAAGAGTCCTTTGGTTTCTCTTCCTGGGAAgtgttttgtcattttttattcCTGTATGCTTAGGAACCCATATTAAAATGATTGTACCAGCTTCAAAGAGGTTAAATCTTTGTTTCTACATGTATCTTGTTAAAGAAAGGAAAAAGATGCATGTCTTATGATAAGAAATTTCATGTATCAATcaaaaaatgtgtcaaaattTCAGATCGGctttagaaactttgaaaaacatgTTAGACCCCGAAAATAAAAACGTATCTGTTACTGGCGAAACGTTTTTCACAGTTATGAATGAATGGACACAAAAAATAGCTAGTCACTCTGAAGACGACGCTGATGGTGTCTTCAATAGAACCCCTAGGTGAGAACGGAAAcgatatctatatatatataccataaagaaaatgttatttttttgtagtcAATTAAACGTTATCGATGAAAAATTACTCCCTTACACACAATCTACCCCTCGGGCAAGTTTCGGACAAAAACTTCTAAATTGTGAAGGGCTGCTCAATCTGTCTAACGTTTCAAGTTATAACCTGTCTCCTACCAAACAAGCCAAAGATATTAGCATAGGTGGACCTGAAAAGACTATATTAGAAGAAGAAGTTAAGCAATTACAACATCAGTTGAACAAAGTTAGCAGCGAATTGGAGATGTTGAAGGTGCAATTAGCCTTTTCCGAAGACCAGAATGAAGTATTACAAGAGGAACTACAGAAATGTAAAACACGTCTACAAAGGTGATTATTAGatgtcaaaattatattttaccacTTTTATTAGACCAGACCAATAATATTAAGATGATACGTTTCGGAAAAAGaagagaatataataaaaatggaaaaaaaattcgatCTAAGGtagggtaaaaaacggtttatctgtAAAGCTGTGAGTCTTATGGTGAAAAGTTTATTAGCAAAGTTGTGGGTAatgaaaagatctacaacttttgtatttatagttttttcacataacctcaaaatttatgtgaaattttgaaataacaaagtttttgGTTTTATCACTTTGCTCTTGGACCCTCACCTCCCAGTCTTCATCCATAATTTCATCTTCCACGTTGGTTTTCTCTTCCATATTGGAGAAATTCTGTAAATTTGTGCTTAATGCCACGTGGATATTGATTTCTAGTCTCCAACCCGTCTTTCTTCGttagtttgtttgtttttttaatttctggaTAAGTTTCAACAAgtttgttacaattttctttctcctttttctttattattgtcTCAAAATGTCTCCTCTTGTTCTATCTGAGTCCGGTAACACTGCACTTCACTTAGAAAACGTGTTCATTCGAAGAAGTCACTTAATCAACTGGTGAGAGTGAGACTAAACCGTGTTGAAcgaactcgtttatatatccaaaagAAATTCTCacaaattctagaaaataaatagattttcgtAGATACCAGTTCAAAACTATGAtgaaaacaaacatcaaacgaattccgggtatATGAAAAGTGTCGCGCCTTCGCCAAATTTTGGAATTCTCCTAAAACcggacaggaccggctccaggACGCATATAtcgtttatttttcattcgattttcattatattcttcttctttttgttacttttttagTGGACAACAAGTTAACGAAGACGTGCAGGAAAATAAAACTTGCATAGACGAATTGAGGGATGAGATCGGCCTGGGTAAAAAGCGAATAGAAGAACTcaacaaaaaattgacgtttttcgAGAAGGATAACGTTCAATTGAACCAGTACGCTCAAAAATTAGAGAAAGAGGTAAAATGTCGAGATTGTTTTCCGAAGAAGTTttggtttttgacgttttaacGTTTCGCAGATAGTGGAACAGGAAGCGCATTTCGCGAAGactaaacaaaatttggaaaacgaaatttttggttttagaaCCGAATTGGAGATGAAGGAACACGAAATATCgactttttcgaaaataaacgaCGAACTTCGACTAAAATTATGCGAAAAAATGACCGAGCTCGAACAAGTTTTAACTGAAAACGAGGTGAGGGGaacgaaattttaatttaatttaatcgaaTCGAAATTTTTGGTGTTTAGGTTTTGGATTACAAACAACAGGATCTGGAGAAGTTGCTTTCCTCGAAACGCTATTCCCTTTCCTCCCATTACAACAGCTGCTTGGACGAAATGAGCAGTTTCCTTGCCCGAGGTAATACCATCCCGATTTATTCGTCCCCcgttaaaaataaatgtctCTTATCCAAAAGTCCCTTAACGAAAAAAGTTCATTCTCCAACTCCGAAGATGTTATATAGAGTGTTGAATTCTAGTACGCCGAAAAATTGTAACGGTTCGGGGTTGAGGAAATCCTTTTCTCTGAACGCGATGTCGACGCGATCTTTAccgaatattttttgttttgaacgtTCTAATGTTGTTCAAGATCAAGGAGACGGCGGAGAGGAGGCTCGGTGCGCCGCCGTTCCCAACGCCCGCCCCTACGAATCTCTACAAACCGAACTGTTCCAGGTAAGTGAcgtttccatattttattatgtatgGCGTCGTTTTTAGTAGTTTGAATGGGAAGTTATTTCCAATacggttttttcaaatgaaaaaccctgtatatttcttcaatataaacgccatatatttttttaacttcaaaatctttttttctctatttcgacATTCTCAACTTTTCATTCAATTTACTTAACTGAAACAAACATAGTTAAatcaacaccctgtatatttttcattccaatttCGTGAcattaacaattaatttttttttatgtttattactCATAATCAGAGGACGTTGTCTTCTGCTTATTATATTCAACTACTAAAAATacctttattattttaaaatgaaaaactcaTTCTCaacttttcatatttctatGAAGAATTGTAATTTACTTAACTGAAATAAGCATAGTTAAATCAACACCCAgtatattttgcattttttcattccaatttaGTGTcattaacaattaattttttttatgtttattactCATAATCAGAGGATGTTGTCTTCTGCTTattatattgatatagtttcatatcaaaaatggaattaatttaaaaataacataacaatTGATAAGAGTCTTTGTTCAACACTGTCCTACATTCCTTTTCAGATAAGCATTCATTCTCGCAAGACTACGACCAGATAACAATAAGAAAGTTATTTTACatacttcaaaataaatgtttcgcACGGTACATTAactcaaaaaagtttttattattaaatttacagTCACTAATTTATTACTTAACGTATTTATCTCAACACAaagtttatttacttttattaattttgttataacaaTTACAGCAACTTAACAAAACCTAAGTTTCCAACTAAATTACCAAACAATTAATGAAATCACTACTAATGTATAAGGGGAAATAACATTCTAAACGTTGGTAGGCGTGTTGTAACGATATTCGGTGTTGTAAgatttattgttgataaaatcaGTAAATTTTGTTAGATTATTCGTTTgtaacttatattttttaataatcatattatCATATATAATCATTACCATTAAAAATAGAGTATTGAACACTGcgtgaaaagttatttttcgtatcgaatgaatttatttttatcaatttaacaatattatttcatcACAACGATCAGAAAATAATTACAACATGGCAACAATGTAAAACATCTTGTCATATTTACCATTTAACCTCGTTTATAAGAATGCCGTTTTAAAATGTGCCTTTATTTTTCTTAAGTTTTAACTAGAATCTTATCATCTACCCTCTTTGTAACACAAACATCCCCAGAAATAATCGATAGGAGTGTTTATCAGTATGACGAGGTGAGaatataacgaaatattttattcatttcaaatgttttatcaACTTACACCCTACGTAAACATCAGGCATAGATCAAGGGGCGTTTTTATACCTgcttatctttatttttattcacattaGTTGTGAAtagtcaaaaatcaaaatttattgccATTCGCATACGAGTGGTTTAAAACGATATCACGTAATATATTTAGCactaaatataatcaattctaaataatttcgaCATACCATTCAGAAAATACTTATTAATATTCAAGTATCGAAACTAGTTGGAAcaactaaacattttttatttgtcgaTCAACAATTTTCGTGCGATTTCGTAGACAAAACATTCTAActacgataaaaaaaaactggaacGTCTTTATCATCGGTTTTTGTTACTGTAACGAAACAGATCCGGCTTAAGAACGTGAAAAAAAATggacaattttaaaaaatgtgaatgtTGTGGAGAGTCTTATATGAGTGATATAAAAGAATGTGGTAAAACTATTTGTGTTAATTGTTTTCAAAGTTTAACATTGTTGCCTATTCTTCAATCACGTTttcaagaatttgaaaataatattcgtAAACGACTTTTCGATTGTAAAATGACCTTGGACTGTAGTAGGGAGGATTTGCGTCATAACAGTGACAATGTtagtatatttaattaattttatatataccaGGAGTAATTGTAAAGTTATAGtacgatttttttattgattgaataaatatttttgttttgtttaggTCGATCCGCAATTTGATCACAAGGTTAAGAATGGTATCGATCACGATGACCTTAAAAACGAAATCGAAtgtttacagaaaaaaatcgataccttggaagaagaaaataaagtgcTGAATAAAGAATATGGTAACGTACAAGATAAAGCGAAAtatttagaaagaaaattaactaatttaatGTTGGAAAAAGAAGAGATTAAGACTGATAAACTCGATACAGTGAAACAATTAGAAGCTTTAAAACTTGATTTCGATAGATTAGAATCGATTTTAAACgtcaaagaaaagaaaattaacgaaatcgagaataaaatcgattttgaaccgatgtataaaaatttggaaaaagaatTCGCTAAAAAAGTAGCACAAATAGAtgaattacaattaaaaatcaaaatagaggAAAATAGGATAAGAAATAGAGAAGATCCGGTCAAAAATGTCGATTTAACAAATGAAgtgattaatttaaaaaaggatttacaagaaaaaaatacacgGATAAAACAGTTGCAGGATATATTGAGGAACGAAGGTGATGTTAAAAGACAAATATGGTTAACGAATGAAGATTTAAGGaaaaatttagaagaattacgagaaaaatataaaaaagaagttgaTAAAAACTGTGATTCATCGTTGGAAATATCAGAAATGAGAATAAAATACGaagaaactgtttttaaatataacgaACAATTAGAAATAtgtacaaatttgaaaaatcaaattgttgTACTTAAAAAAGAAGCGGATATTATAAAGGAAAACCAAAAATGTTATAGGAAGGAtacggtgaaaattttaacggatTTCGAACAAACTTtacattacaaaataaaagaattggaacaaattaaaattaacttggaaaatcacaaaaataaatctcCTGGAAATGATAATGAATGTGAAGATAGTGGAGTGAAGAGCGAATTAGACGtggaagaagaaagaagaagtaGGGAATATACGGATGGAGATGCTTCTTCGGAATCTAGTTTATCACTAGAAAAACCACAGagattattcaaaaatagaagCTTCGAAAAACAGAAACTAACCATAGAAAAATTGAGGGAAGAGCTACGATTGGAGAAATACAAAAACGAATCCCTGAAAGAGAGATTAACAATCAAATCGGATgatgtagaaaaattacaaactaCAATAAACGAtcttaataacaaaataattcaacaagAAGATTGTTATAAACatatctatattgaaaaaatggatctaactgaagaattgaaaattttgaaaggaaAATACAGCGACGCTCTCATAACTTTAAACGAAAGGgaaatatcattgaaaaaatcCCAGGAAGCTTtggaaattgagaaaaatatagtCGGAAAGCTGGATGAACAACTGGtcgattttaaaatattacaaaataagcTTTCGGCGGATTTGGTAATCAAATTGAACAACGTCACCCAggaaaatgagaaaatcaaGTTGTTGTCGGAAAATAGGATAATGGAGTTGTCTACGCAGTTATTTAAACAGAAAACCGATTTGGATAACTACCAATCGGATCTGGCGAAGAAGGATGAGGAGATTTCGTGTTTGTCGAATGTTTTGTTGGAACGGGATGTCAAAATTCAAGCTCTAACTTCTGCCGCAACGGCTTACgatattaaaacatttaatattttgatggaGCTGACGGAGAAGGAGGAGGCCTACTTGAAGTTGCAGAACGAATTCGAATTATTGAATGTAAGTAAcgttttattgtttaaatattataatttgtgTGAATAATAACTAATTGTGGTATATAGAGATagttaaaaattgtatatttgaggttatgtcacaaaaaaacagttttttattaatatctctTTAACGGTtagttttacgaaaaaaatgctCATTATGAAATTTGTAGCTTTAATAATTGTCTACAAAAAACGCggtattacttttttttgtaaaagttacagttttcgaaaaaagttgattttaaaaatCTTGATGGTATCTatcgaattaaaaaattattaaaagtcgttttatttttgataaatctttGTTACGAGATAGAATAGATATTGAAGCACATTTAAGTTAATCAAGTAGccaaatattgacaaaaatggcggcaaaaaattattatttacaaacttgaaattatataaatcaattttttataaaaaccattagttttacgaaaaaaagttatactacgttttttgtagacaatATTCAAAACTACAAATTTGATTCCttccattttttgaataaaattaatggtTAAAGAGATATTAGcgaaaaactgttttttgtgACATTTGACACTTGACACGACTAGTATTTATAACGgaaattcattttgataaatcCTCGTAGCGCTTTAGGGATTTTTTGGTTGTAATTTAGTGGAATTTGAAGTTTGGCAATGAAACTTTATGtcaaaatgttaataaaagtCATTGCACTTTGATTTAAATTTCCTCaatcttcataatattttgcaaatctggcaacgttgttaaaatttcgttttttttttattaatttcaatctGCTAAATACTTTTATCGCATTCAAGGACTATTAGACCTGATTTAAGAAGATTTTGGAAGTTGAAggtgacaaaaaaaaacagttttttgttaatatctctttaaatattagttttacgAACAAAATGCTCATTATGAAATTTGTAGCTCTAATAATTGTCTACAAAACACGTGgtattactttttttgtaaaagttacagttttagagaaaatttgattttaaaaaaatgtacactTCTCAATTATAcatatcttttcaaaaatgactaaaaatcgttttatttttaataaatctttgTTGAAAGGTAAAATTAAGATTTACGCACATTTGAGATATTTCCATACAGCCAAATATTAACCAAAATGGCggcaaaaaaatgattatttacaaacttgaaattatataaatcaatttttcataaaaacctttagttttacaaaaaaaagtgatactacgttttttgtagacaatATGCTAAACTACAAATTTGATTccctcaattttttcaataaaattaaccATTACTAAGATATTAGCGAAAAACCGTTTTCTGTGacgtttgacatttgacagtagTTATGGAGACATTTGTCCATGACCACAATAATGGTTTTCAAGGATCGGtctttattttgtttccaataCCAGAATTATTGCAATGATACATTTTATATAgaatttattatacagggtattatcataataagtaaaaaaaaaatttccattttgacTCATACGTTACAATTtggtttttttcgtttcaaaaacACAGAAATTAGTTAGCAATCGTATATTTATACCGATTGTCCCGTTATAAAAATCAATGTCGAATAATTagtatgaaataattgaaaacttcaTGTCAACGAACTTGAGTATCGTGTAACTGAATAATTATATGAGGTAAAGGCCAAGTAACCagggaaagaagaagaaattgatcAATCGAACAATCTGTATTTTTATCtgcacaaaaattttgtaattttttcccTGTTATGTCTCAAAATAGTCCAAAGGGCTGttcgacataattttttttacactttGAAAACCATTGTTGCCAGCTTACTTGCAGGCATTAGGTTCAGAtgaaattttcaggaaaaaattcGAGAAACCACCGAAACCAAAGCCAATACACTGGAAAAAATGTCGACGAATAACTTTGATGGTATAATGGAAAATATCGATGGATGTGTAAGCGAAGAAACGACCTTggataaaatttctaatttcacCGATGTCATTTCGGAATGTTGTCAGGAATTGAACGggtaaatcgaaaaattttcaaaaaaaaaaaagaaaaaaatgagaatatcgTTTGTAAATTGGACTTTTTCAGAGCGTTCACGAGATTTGTACGacaatggaaaaagaaaatagaatcCCATCCTAAATTTAAAGATTTGCCGTATATTAAGTTGTGCCAATCGTTAAAAATCGAAGACGTCCTTTCGGTTATcgtggaaaatataaaaacagttatcATGCTGTTGGATATTACTGTAAGTATGAATTTATGACCAAAAGTTTGTTACTCGtttatcatttgaaaataattatgtcgacataacctcaatttttcaaaatctggcAACTATGTTTAAGTATAACGTTCATGTTGATCGAAGTTGGGGCAGTTGG
The genomic region above belongs to Diorhabda carinulata isolate Delta chromosome 9, icDioCari1.1, whole genome shotgun sequence and contains:
- the LOC130898219 gene encoding girdin-like isoform X2, with product MDKDIPNIALDTSCCGPTMEIVMKNIYSSCDPQNVNMVPTSEIIEFIRPYLLEDLSALETLKNMLDPENKNVSVTGETFFTVMNEWTQKIASHSEDDADGVFNRTPSQLNVIDEKLLPYTQSTPRASFGQKLLNCEGLLNLSNVSSYNLSPTKQAKDISIGGPEKTILEEEVKQLQHQLNKVSSELEMLKVQLAFSEDQNEVLQEELQKCKTRLQSGQQVNEDVQENKTCIDELRDEIGLGKKRIEELNKKLTFFEKDNVQLNQYAQKLEKEIVEQEAHFAKTKQNLENEIFGFRTELEMKEHEISTFSKINDELRLKLCEKMTELEQVLTENEVLDYKQQDLEKLLSSKRYSLSSHYNSCLDEMSSFLARDQGDGGEEARCAAVPNARPYESLQTELFQVDPQFDHKVKNGIDHDDLKNEIECLQKKIDTLEEENKVLNKEYGNVQDKAKYLERKLTNLMLEKEEIKTDKLDTVKQLEALKLDFDRLESILNVKEKKINEIENKIDFEPMYKNLEKEFAKKVAQIDELQLKIKIEENRIRNREDPVKNVDLTNEVINLKKDLQEKNTRIKQLQDILRNEGDVKRQIWLTNEDLRKNLEELREKYKKEVDKNCDSSLEISEMRIKYEETVFKYNEQLEICTNLKNQIVVLKKEADIIKENQKCYRKDTVKILTDFEQTLHYKIKELEQIKINLENHKNKSPGNDNECEDSGVKSELDVEEERRSREYTDGDASSESSLSLEKPQRLFKNRSFEKQKLTIEKLREELRLEKYKNESLKERLTIKSDDVEKLQTTINDLNNKIIQQEDCYKHIYIEKMDLTEELKILKGKYSDALITLNEREISLKKSQEALEIEKNIVGKLDEQLVDFKILQNKLSADLVIKLNNVTQENEKIKLLSENRIMELSTQLFKQKTDLDNYQSDLAKKDEEISCLSNVLLERDVKIQALTSAATAYDIKTFNILMELTEKEEAYLKLQNEFELLNEKIRETTETKANTLEKMSTNNFDGIMENIDGCVSEETTLDKISNFTDVISECCQELNGAFTRFVRQWKKKIESHPKFKDLPYIKLCQSLKIEDVLSVIVENIKTVIMLLDITSSKNMESLDEDNFQDFLPMNQYNSNSVDSKNIKKFTLRPATLQLSRPVSPDSPGIEISNVENEQEENGDIHTRSPDSRNVKVSLAIEREEEEDEEKDNHYDRFNHLPLFSFDLRIQDAFPHLSDTLLEKLGLHENSPKVKLTKEETEEIFTAFAIQVSLDSKDIKNRLRKQKTACNQKYRKYQYLLKDISMRLRDHNCIGAKDSINPVYVLLEDVRFMMQDLMQSAGQLGVLNCELRMTKCWNLVTNYMAILKQDLEDTKSSGNTHFPVQTKSSPSPSKNSNENTKEKQSSGSNCIMWVMCVPLLLLIGVVCVHWQCKMTTEYKICPLDDFFRIISHRIGTPPY